TCCTTGATGATCCTGTCCTTGACCTTGCTGACCTTGAGGAACCACTGGTCGGTGGCGCGGAATATGAGCGGGGTCTTGCAGCGCCAGCAGTGCGGGTACTTGTGCTCTATCTCACCGGCCTTAACGAGGTAGCCCTTCTCGGTGAGGTGGGCTATTATCTCGGGGTCGGCGTCTTTCACGTAAACTCCCTTCCAGGAGCCCTCGGTGTACCTGCCCTCGTCGTCGACCGGACTGTAGACCGGAAGGCCGTACTGCCTCCCTACCTCGTAGTCCTCCTCACCGTGGCCCGGAGCGGTGTGAACGAGTCCGGTACCGTCGCCCAGAGTCACGTGCTCCCCGAGGATGACCCTGTGCGCCCACTCGTACTTCTCGCGGAACTCCCTCTGGGCAGGGTACTCGTCCATGAGGACGTGGACGTACCTAACTCCCTCAAGCTCCTCTCCCTTGAACTCCTCGACGATTTCACCCCTAACACCGACCTCGCTCAGAACCCTCTCAACGAGGGCCTTCGCTATTATCCAGTACTCCTCTCCCTTCTCCGTCTCAACTCTAACCTTGGCGTAGTCGTACTCGGGGTGAACGGTAACGGCGAGGTTGGCCGGGAGAGTCCAGGGCGTCGTCGTCCAGATGAGCAGGTACTCGTTCTCCCTGCCCTCGACCGGGAACTTGACGTAGATGCTCGGGTCTTTCCGTACCTTGTACTCGCCGCGAACCTCGTGCTCGGCTAAAGCCGTCTCACAGCGCGGGCACCAGTGGAGAACCCTCTTGTCCTTCTCGAGGAGGCCCTTCTCCCAGGCCCTCTTGAGCGTGAACCAGCCCGATTCGATGTACTCGTTCTTTATGGTCATGTAGGGGTTGTCCCAGTCCATCCAGATGCCGAGCTGCTTGAACTGCTCGGTCATGACCTTGAGGTTGTTGAGGGCGAACTCCTTGCACTTCCTGATGAAGTTGTCGACGCCTATCTCTGTCTCTATGTCCTTCTTGGTCTTCAGTCCGAGGGCCTGCTCGACCTTGACCTCTATCGGGAGGCCGTGCATGTCGAAGCCCGGCTGTCTCCTCACGTTGTAGCCCTGCATGCTCCTGAACCTTATCACCATGTCCTTGATGATCTTGTTCCAGGCTGTACCGAGGTGTATGGCCCCGCTGACGTAGGGCGGCCCGTCAAGGAAGTAGTACTTCGGGCCGTTCTGGCGAGATGCCTTTACCTTCTCGTAGGTGTTGTTCTCCTGCCAAAAGCGCTCCATCTTTTCCTCAAGCTTTCCTGGGTTGTACTCCCTAAACTCCGGCTCTTTAATCATCGAAAACCCCTCCAGAAATGATAGTTAAAGCTAACCCAGAACAGGGGGCTTCAGGCCGCGAAACGGGCGAAGCGAAGGATAAAACACTCCCCCCTCATGGGCATCGGGCCAAAGTTGGGAACTTCCCTTATAAGGTTTTTGGATGGACGGCGCCCCGTTCAAAGGTTTAGAATGACCGTCGGAAAACAATGACGGATGGGGCACTGGCTTCACTCCTCGGAGCGCTCCTCCTCCGGCTCCCCTTTCCTCCTGCTCTCGTTCTTGATGACCTGTCTCACGTAGTCTATGAACTTCCTGACCTCCTCGAGATCTTCATCCGGGATATCTGCTATCTTCCTGTTCTTCGTCTTGTACGTGAGCAACTTGAGAAGTGCGAGCCTCCCGAGGGCCGTCTTGGTGCTTATCTCGCCCTCCTTCCAGTCACGCCATATCGCGTTAGCTATTCCATAGAACTCCGGTAGGCTGTCGAGTCCGGGATCGCCTACGTCTATGACTTCCTTTCCGAGGTACTTGTAGCGCTTCTCCTTTTCTTCCTTGGTGAACTCTTTCGTGTTCTCCTCTATGTACCTCTTCACCATTGCCATCACCCCTGAAGATTGATTGTGCTGGGTGTTTATTAACTTTTCGTTAGAAAAGTTAGTCCTTCCGCACTTCATTCCATATGCCCAGCATTATCAGGAGGGCACCTAGATATCCCTTTGGACTCAGGATCTCGTGGATGGTTAAAAACGCAGCTATATGGCCGAAGATGGGCTCTGAAGAGTATATCAAGGCGGCTTTATGGGCATTCGTGTTTCTCTGATGCTTCACCTGGAGGGTGAAGGCTACAACTGTGGCGAATACTGAGGTGTAGAGTATTCCCGCCCAGGGCAGGGGTTCCACCGGAAACACAAACGGCTCAAACAGCAGGGCAAAGGCGAGGGAAAAGACGAAGTTCCACGCTATCTGCCAGAATGCCAGGCTCAGGTAGTCCTTCTCCCCAAAGCGCTGGACGAGGACTATCTGGAATGCGAAGCTGAGGGCACAGAGGACAGTCAACATGTCGCCGTAGTTGAAGTTCAGGCTCGCCCCCGAGATGAGATAGAGTCCCGCCAGCGCCACCGCCAGCGAAAGGGCATCCCTGGGCTTGAGCCTGTCTCCCAGCAGGAAATACGCTATGAAGGGCGTGAAAACGACGTAAAGGGACGTTATGAAGGCGGAATTAGAAGCGGTCGTGTATTCAAGGCCAACTATCTGGAAGCCGTGGCCGAAGAAGAGCGTTAGCCCGAGAACGAAGCCTTCCTTGAATGTCTCCCTTTTCAGAACCTTTGAGCGGAAGAGGAGGAGCATTAGGAGTGCCGCTATCCCGAAGCGGTAGGCCAGAAAGAGTATCGGCGGCATATAATCGAGGCTAACCTTCATCGCGGGAAAGGTAAAGCCCCATATCGCTGTTATTCCCAGGAGGATTGCCTCTGAGCGGTTCATCGACGGTGGTATGGGCGGGAGCTTATAAGCCTTCTTACTCCCCTGGTCCGTTGACACAGGACATATTCATCGCCAGGAGCATCTCAATGTAGCCGCTCTCGAGGTTCTCCTTTATCTTTCCGGCCAGGGATTTGAACTCCTCCAGAGTGAGCGGCCTTTTCGTTTTGAGCCATTTTATCTTCCCGTCGTTTTTGTCGAGGATCACAATCTCTCCGTCCGTGATGAGGGGCACGTAGTTCATCTTTACGCCGTAAAGCTCCTCCGCGAAGGCCAGCTTGGCCCTCATGAGTTCGAGGTAGTTCGCTAGGTCTTCCCCAAGGATCCGTCTAAATTCGCGCTCCATCCTCCCACCGCTTAAAACTCGATGCACACCTTTATTAATCTATCGGGCATATCTGTGTAAGAATGCTCTCATTTTTGGGCCGAAAGGGAAATAAGGGAGAAGGATGTATCACCCTGGGTGAGTCACGATGTTCATGAAGTACGGTCACCACTTCCACGCCTACCAACCTGGTGATATCGTTTACGTTCATGACGGCGATGGTTCAAAGCCGATAGAATACGAGGAAAGGAAGAGTCCCGTGGCGGTTAATATCCGCGGCGAAGAAGTCAAAGGAGAGAACTGGACGAGGGCGATGCTCTACTCCTACGAGCACATCTCTGACACCCTCTCGCTCATGAGGGGAATAAGCGTCGACATCGAGCCATTCACCTTCCTCATGCTCCTTAAATACCACGGGAAGGCCTTCGAGGAAACGGTTGAGCTTCTCAAACGTTTCGATGCCGTTCCCACAACGCCGTTCCACCCCATAGTGCCGCACCTTGACAGTTTTGAGCAGAGGGTTCTTGCGAGGCTTTCTTTTGACTTCTACTCTCCCCTAATTGATGGGAGGGAGGTTATCGGATACTGGCTTCCCGAGGCGGTGATAACGAGGGAGAGCGCCTCCCTGATTGAATCCTCCATCGACAAGAAGCTCGTCTTCCTCCTCGACGAGAGGCAGCTCCTCTACGACATTCCACAGGCCAAACACTCCTGCAACCACTATCTGAACTCCTTCGTATTTGGGAGGGAGTGGCGCATAAGCGACGCCTTCGCCTTCAACACCCTCGACGTTCCGGGCCTTGTTTCCGCCACGTTGGCTTACAGAGACGACTACAAGGAAAAGCTCGGCGTCCCCTACCTCGTCTTCACGGCCAGCGATCTTGAGAGCCTCCTCGGGAATCCGAAACAGCTCGACCGCTTCACCGCCTGGATGGAGGGCATCGAAAGGAACGGCGTGGAGCGCGTCTCGGCGATGGAGTTCGTCAGGAAAAAGCTCTCCGGCGAGTTCAAGGGCCTCGATGGGGAATGCTCCTTTGAGATGGGCGTCAAGGACTACTCCGCCTGGAGCGACTACTTTGATCTCACCCTCGACGGAAAAACGAGCGATTCACGGTGGCTCGGCTACCGCAGGGCCGACGGAAAGGTCTTCGCGAGGGAGGTGAACGGGAGGAAGGTGAGCCAGTTATGGAAGGTGGCCTTCACGAGGCTCTTTGAGGAGTTGAACCGGGTTGTGAGGCTCGGAGTTCTTAAGGGCCTAGAAGACCTCGGCGTTGATTCTCAAAACGCCGAAGAGTTCCTCGTCCGCTATGCCAGGGTCTTCTTCAGGGACTACTACGATTACTTCAATATGGAGACTTCGCTCGACTACGTCCTTGAGCCGGTGGACGGGGATAGAAACGCCCTCAAGCTGGGGAGGATATACTACCTCATGCTCCTCTCCAACCACTCCTGTCCACGCTTCTGGGAGAACCTCGATACGAGGGTGGCCTTTGGCAACGTCTCGGTGATGGCGAAGGCCCTCATCGAGCTGATGTATTACTTCGATGGAAACGAGCTTCAGAGCCTCTTCATCGAGGCCTACCTGAGGCTCCTCAACTTCGAGAACCTTTAC
This window of the Thermococcus siculi genome carries:
- a CDS encoding DMT family transporter; the protein is MNRSEAILLGITAIWGFTFPAMKVSLDYMPPILFLAYRFGIAALLMLLLFRSKVLKRETFKEGFVLGLTLFFGHGFQIVGLEYTTASNSAFITSLYVVFTPFIAYFLLGDRLKPRDALSLAVALAGLYLISGASLNFNYGDMLTVLCALSFAFQIVLVQRFGEKDYLSLAFWQIAWNFVFSLAFALLFEPFVFPVEPLPWAGILYTSVFATVVAFTLQVKHQRNTNAHKAALIYSSEPIFGHIAAFLTIHEILSPKGYLGALLIMLGIWNEVRKD
- a CDS encoding glycoside hydrolase — encoded protein: MFMKYGHHFHAYQPGDIVYVHDGDGSKPIEYEERKSPVAVNIRGEEVKGENWTRAMLYSYEHISDTLSLMRGISVDIEPFTFLMLLKYHGKAFEETVELLKRFDAVPTTPFHPIVPHLDSFEQRVLARLSFDFYSPLIDGREVIGYWLPEAVITRESASLIESSIDKKLVFLLDERQLLYDIPQAKHSCNHYLNSFVFGREWRISDAFAFNTLDVPGLVSATLAYRDDYKEKLGVPYLVFTASDLESLLGNPKQLDRFTAWMEGIERNGVERVSAMEFVRKKLSGEFKGLDGECSFEMGVKDYSAWSDYFDLTLDGKTSDSRWLGYRRADGKVFAREVNGRKVSQLWKVAFTRLFEELNRVVRLGVLKGLEDLGVDSQNAEEFLVRYARVFFRDYYDYFNMETSLDYVLEPVDGDRNALKLGRIYYLMLLSNHSCPRFWENLDTRVAFGNVSVMAKALIELMYYFDGNELQSLFIEAYLRLLNFENLYHLWNLGSMPSLEGWETTKKAWEEALKPEVPEGGYNVLTRAALYVGKRDLRGELKNLIGHYNLDRAIADTGHIPGEVHGRWENPEWCEHRGL